Below is a genomic region from Rouxiella chamberiensis.
TATTATCAGCAAGGAAACCCTGATAAATCAATGGATTGAACAAGGAAAACTTCGACCGTTGGATGCCCGGCTGTTTATCATGAATATCTGGGCAATCACCCAGTACTATGCCGATTTCGCTGTGCAGGTTAATCAGATGTATCGTGACATCAGTGAAGACACCGCCAACCGTGAACACATTATTGACGAGGTCACCACGCTTATCCTGCGCGGCTGTGCGGTATAAGTCAGTCTAGTTTCATTCATATTTGAGATGTTCTTGGCATCAATATTGCTACTTAAATTATAAATTTGACCAGTTGTACAAATCGATTGGTTTATTAAAAGCATTATTGTGAGCAGGAACTCTTATGATCCAATTTCTTTTGAATGACCGACTGCAACAGGAAACAGCACTGCCACCCGATACCACCGTGTTGCAGTATCTGCGCCGCAACGCGGGCCGCTGCGGCACCAAGGAAGGGTGTGCGTCCGGCGATTGCGGGGCCTGTACGGTGGTTCTCGCCGAGCCGCAGGGCGACACGCTGCGCTATACGCCCATCAATGCCTGTCTGACCTTTGTTTCTGCATTGCAGGGCAAACAGCTCATCACCGTCGAAGACCTCAAACATCAGGGACAACTGCATAGCGTTCAACAGGCGATGGTCGACAACCATGCCTCGCAGTGCGGCTTCTGTACGCCCGGTTTCGTGATGTCTGTCTTTGCCCTGCAAAAAAATCATTCGGCGGTAAAACGTGCCGCTCAACGTGAACAGGTTTTGCAGGCGCTCTCCGGAAACCTCTGTCGCTGCACCGGTTATCGTCCTATTGTGGAAGCTGCGCTTGCCGCCTGCGCCACGCCGGTTGTCGATCAGTTTGACCGCGCCGAACAGACTACGCTGCAACGACTCCAGGCCATCGCGCCCGTTGCAGGGCAATCCGAACGCTATGCCGATGACGGCAGCGTAATTCCGACCACGCTTGACGCACTGGCTACGGCGTATCAGGCCAATCCGGAAGCTAAACTGGTCGCTGGCGGTACCGACCTGGCGCTGGAGGTGACGCAGCGTCATCGGCGTCTCACTCAATTGATTGCCATGGGCGCGATCCCCGAGCTTAAAACCCTCGAGGTGACTGACGATACGATTATTCTGGGCGCAGCCGCTACCTTGAGTGACTGCCTGCCGCTGCTTGAACATGAATTCCCGGATTTCGGCGCCTTGCTTGAGCGTTTTGCCTCGCAGCAAATTCGCAATCAAGGCACCTTTGGCGGCAATATTGCCAACGCCTCGCCTATCGGCGACAGCGGCCCCGTGTTTCTGGCCCTAGGCGCTTCGCTGCGTCTACGCTGCGGGGATGTCGAGCGAATCTTGCCGCTGGCGCAGTTTTATCTGGGTTATCGACAAACGGCGTTGCAGCCCGGCGAATTTATCTCGCACATTCTGATTCCACGCATCGCGGCCAACCCGCACAGAACGCTGAAAATCTATAAGGTGTCGAAACGGCTCGACGATGACATCTCGGCCGTCTGCGGTGCTTTTAATCTGGAAATCATCGACGGCATCGTCACACAGGCGAGCCTGGCGTTCGGCGGTATGGCGGCGATCGCCCAGCGTGCCTACCACTGCGAGCAACTGTTGCTGGGTCAGCCGTGGCAATCCACCACGGTTGAACGGGCTTGTCTCGCTCTGGCGCAGGATTATCAGCCCATCAGCGATTTTCGTGCGAGCCGCGAATACCGTATGCAGGTGGCGAAAAATCTGCTGCGCCGTTGCCTGATTGAAACCACCTCGACCGATACCATGATGAGGGTGACCCAGTATGTCTAAATCCCCCGTAGTCCCTTCACAGGAAACGCTCGCAGACCTGTTCCGCGCCGGTTTGAACAGCGGCGTCGGCAAGAGCATGAAACATGAAAGCGCCGACAAGCACGTCAGCGGCGAGGCGGTCTATATCGACGATCGGCTCGAGTTTCCGAATCAGCTGCATCTGGTGCCGCGACTGAGTGAAGTCGCCCACGCCGAGATTGTGCGCATTGATATTGAACCCTGTTTCGCCATACCCGGTGTGGTGCGCGTCATCACCGCCGACGATGTGCCGGGCGAGCTGGACATTGCGCCGCTAACCCAGGGCGATCCGCTGCTGGCAAAGGATTGTATCGAGTATTACGGACAGGTGCTGCTGGTGGTTGCGGCAGACAGCGAGGCCGCGGCACGGGCGGCCGCTTCGGCGGCGGTTATCGAATACCGCGAACTGCCGGCGGTATTGAGCGTGAAGCAGGCACTGGAACAGGAATTCTGGGTCGAAGCGCCGCACGTCCACCAACGCGGTGACGCAGCCTCGGCGCTCGCGAGCGCGCCACATCGCCTGCAGGGCGAGCTGGAAATCGGCGGTCAGGAACACTTTTATCTCGAGACGCAAATCGCCTCGGTGATGCCCGGCGAAGACGGCGCAATGCTGGTGTATAGCTCTACGCAGCATCCAACGGAGGTGCAGAAATTGGTGGCCTCTGTGCTGGGTCTGCCAATGCATAAGGTCG
It encodes:
- the xdhA gene encoding xanthine dehydrogenase small subunit, translated to MIQFLLNDRLQQETALPPDTTVLQYLRRNAGRCGTKEGCASGDCGACTVVLAEPQGDTLRYTPINACLTFVSALQGKQLITVEDLKHQGQLHSVQQAMVDNHASQCGFCTPGFVMSVFALQKNHSAVKRAAQREQVLQALSGNLCRCTGYRPIVEAALAACATPVVDQFDRAEQTTLQRLQAIAPVAGQSERYADDGSVIPTTLDALATAYQANPEAKLVAGGTDLALEVTQRHRRLTQLIAMGAIPELKTLEVTDDTIILGAAATLSDCLPLLEHEFPDFGALLERFASQQIRNQGTFGGNIANASPIGDSGPVFLALGASLRLRCGDVERILPLAQFYLGYRQTALQPGEFISHILIPRIAANPHRTLKIYKVSKRLDDDISAVCGAFNLEIIDGIVTQASLAFGGMAAIAQRAYHCEQLLLGQPWQSTTVERACLALAQDYQPISDFRASREYRMQVAKNLLRRCLIETTSTDTMMRVTQYV